From the genome of Dehalococcoidales bacterium:
TATTGTACTGTCAAGTATAATAACGTAATCGATAGAGGGTTATTGCTATATTAGATTAATCCCAGTACGCATACACTTCAATTGCCAGCTCGGTTGTGATGGTTACTTCCCATCCAGCTTTTGTTGCTATTTTGCCTTTCTTTATTTTATAGAAAAAATAACCTGGGCTAGTATTCTCGGTATCTTGATAGCTTTTACAGGTATGGTTGTGATAAACATCCGCCACTTCAATACTGATAGCCCAGCTATAATCGGCAATATCATGGCACTCGTTGCTGGATTTGCAATGGGAGGGTACCTGGTGATCGGTCGTAAGCTACATAATAGAATTGATCCAGGTTTATATATTGTCATGGTTTACGGCATAAGTTCAGTGTTTCTTATATCAGGTGCTTTACTGATGGGTGATAAATTTACAGGGTTGGAATTTAAAGCCTATTTATATATGTTGGCAATTGCGATAGTTCCCCAATTTATCGGTCATTCCCGCTTTAACCTTTCGGTCAGGCACCTTTCAGCAACGGTTGTATCGGTAGCCATTTTGGGAGAACCGATGGGTGCATCTATTTTAGCATGATTGATTTTCAATGATCTTCCGGGTGTTCTTGAAATTACTGGGGGATTATTTATAATTATGGGAATTATTTTAGTTATCCATCAGTTTAACCGCTCTAAATAACTTCTTGTACAGATTGTAGTTGAAATATGTATAAGAGTATACAAGAAAAATTATGGCTAGTAACAATAAGGAGGGAAGATTATGGGGGATCCCAGAGTAGATAAACTTGCCAATATGCTGGTTAACTATTCAGTTCAAATCAAGCCGGGAGAAAAAGTAGCAATTACAGGTGATACAGCAGCTGAACCATTAATAAAAGCGGTTTACCAGCATATTTTGCAGGCTGGCGGCTTTCCATTCACTCTTTTAAATCTCAATGGTATGGACGAAATATTTTATAAGTATGCCAGCGATGATCAATTGCGGCACATTCCCCCAGCACAGGAATTACTAATAAATACATATGACGCCAGAATTGCTTGCTACGCCGAAACAAATACCCGGGCTCTTTCCAGCGTTGATCCTTCTCGCATGGCAATCTTTGATCAGGCTCGGCGCGGGTTGATGGATACAATGATGAGACGCTCTGCATCAGGCGATTACAAATGGACGTTAACTATTTTTCCAACTAATGCGTGCGCACAGGATGCAGATATGAGCCTGGAGGAGTATGAAGATTTTGTATACGGTGCTTGTATGCCGGACCAAGATGATCCGATTGGATACTGGCAACAATTTAGCGCCTGGCAAGATAAAATAATACATTGGCTCGACGGTAAAAAAGAAGTTAGGGTTTATGCGCATAATACTGATTTAAAGATAAACATAGAAGGGCGAAAATTTATTAATTGCGACGGTCGTAATAATGTTCCGGATGGAGAAGTTTTTACCGGTCCGGTAGAAAACGGCGTTGATGGTACAGTGCATTTTTCCTTCCCGGCGATTTACGATGGGCGTGAAGTCACCGGGGTGAGGCTATGGTTTGAAAAAGGAAAGGTTGTGAAAGCAACTGCTGATAAGAATGAAGAGTTCCTCATAAGCAAGCTTGATACCGACGAGGGAGCCAGAAGAGTGGGGGAATTTGCTTTTGGTACTAACGAAGGTATTACAAAATTCACCCGCCAGATTCTGTTCGATGAAAAAATTGGAGGTTCTTTTCACATGGCCTTAGGTGCGGGATACCCTGAAACAGGCAGCCTAAATAAATCAGCTATCCACTGGGATATGGTATGCGATCTACGCAACGGTGGGCAGGTTTGGGTAGACAATCAACTATTTTATCAAAATGGAAAATATGTAATTGACTTTTAAATAACTATGGCTCGATCACCGCGAAAATTGCCAGGTGATCTGAAGCGGTGCTTGGATAAATGGTTATATGGTCAGCTTCCATGCCCGGACTCATCCAGATATAGTCAATACGCTGATAGGGTGCATCAGAACGGAATGTATATGCCGGAGGAGGTTCAACAAGGGAGACAACGTCAATAAAACCGGCACTTGTAAACATTTGTATTTCCTCAGCTCCCGGAACTGCATTGAAGTCTCCCATAATAATAGTGTTTTCAGCCAGGCCGATATATTCAAGAAGCCTGCTTGCCTGAGATTGCCTCACAAGGGTATCTTCTTCAACATGATGAAAGTGGGTTGCTATTACATCAATGGATTCAAGCAAACTTAATTTTATGGTGGCGTGAATGAAGCCTCGTTCTATGGGAAGATCTTCTGATGGTAAGGAAAAGTTTTCCGCATTAGTGATTTCAAACCGGCTGAGAATAGCATTTCCCCACATAGGTCCAGCAGTTGCCCCATATACATACGGCATGTCCAGGCGAATAGAGAGCCATTCAATCATATCCACGCGGCCATTGACCAGCCAGCCTCGGCTTATTTCTTGAAGAGCAACGATATCCGGATTGAAGGCTTCGATATTTTTTGCCAATTCTTCCATGTTAAGATGACCTTTGGTGTTAAAGCCATTGTGCAGATTGTAACACATGAAGTTAATATACCCATTATAAGAAGTGTTTGCTGGAACTGGTTTTTGAAAAGTAACCATACTGGCAAAACTAAACAATAAAAGTATAACCGTAATAGCTGGGGCAAACCATAACCGGAAATCGTATTCGGGCTTAACTGTTTTTGCAAATCCTATTGGTATAACACAAGCGGTAATAATGAAAGCAGCTACCGGTTCGAAAATATGATTATCAAACGGCAACTTTATCTGATAAGTAGCATAGTAACCTAAAATGAAAGCTGCCATTATCAGTATACCAATACCAGTTGGGATTGCAGTGTTGCTGTTATATTTACTGCCTGCTTCCTTTCCGGGCGAAGTTGAATACAAGAGAATAAAGTAAATCAAAATTGAAAGCGAAATCTGACCAAGTAAGAAATAAAGCCCGGCAAGAAGACCGGTTGGAGTCGGAAATATTGTAGAAAGCAGAAGTATAAAAGCCAGTAAATATATTATAGCGCGCGTATAAGCAGGCGGATGAAAGATAAACCATGCAGCAAAAGTAATGCCAAGCAAGTGCCCCAGCATAATCCAACTGAAAACAAGCGGCGTCTCCCAACCTGTAACGGTTGTAAGCCTGGCAATATTTTGAAATATTTGCATTTGCAGGAATAAAAAAGGCCCAATTGAGATTAAAGGCCAGGTTATGGGTAAAGTTGGTCTGCCATGTTCATAATTTTGGATGTTCAATAGCAAACGTCCGTTATACAGAATCAGAAAAAGCACTGTGGTTAATAAAAGTGTAATTAACACAGACCAAAAGCCGTTGTTCCAGGCAATATCATAAGTGCCATGAACGCCATAAATAGCGCTATCCGCAGCTACTCCAAGTAATAGACCCAACGCAAACAAGGCTGGGGCTAGCTTGCCACAGTTCCTTACTCGATCAATATACAACGGGATAAACAATACGAACGAGAGAGTAGCGATGATGGCAAACACCGTATTAACCAGAGGCTCAATCCAAACTGTCTGAAGAAGCAACCGAGACAATGCTAAAATCGCGGTAATGATTATGATAGAACGTTGATATCCCAGAATACGTTTAATAAAACCTGACAAGAATATTGGGCAGAAAACTCCCAGCGCTATAATTCCCAGCAACGGAGCGCTTACAGCAAACCGATCTCCAAGTGTCCAGGTAAGGGATGACACTAATACTCTTATAGATTGAAGACCAAAAATGGCCACAATGGCGGGGAAAATCAACTCGAATATAATCGGTCTATTTAATAGCCAATTGTTGTTTTTAGTTAAAGAAGCCCGAATCTCCATATTTAGCCTTGATAATATGCCAGCCGAGCGGGGAGTGTCAATAGCACTTGATAATACTTTACATAATACTTATGATGGCGTTGGCTATAAACCAAATACCGAATCCTGCCAACACAAAGCTGAAAACTATTATCAGAATAGATTGAACCTGGCTGGACCAGAGATTATTGTAGCGGTGAAATAATACCGACGCTGTTGAATACCACAGGAAATTAGGCAGTTCAATAGCTAATATAAGCCATATCAAACCATTAATTCCGTAAGCGCTTATTTGGGATATAAGGAGTGCTCCGACCGTAGCCCACCAGATTACCATCCCGGGATTAATCAGCGCTGTTAAAAATCCGAGTCTGAATGCGCTTACCGGCAAGTCTTTACCATATTGAAAGACAGTGGACCGCCGTCGAAACAGCATCATGCCCAGAAATATCAGCATCAGTCCGCCGGCGATACCAAGTATGAGTTGAATAATAGTGGACTGCAGGAATCTTGCAAATCCAAAATATATAAGTAGTATAACCGGTACTTCGGCAACAAGTCCACCTATGGCGACCTGGAAACCTGCCCAAGGAGAGCGATAGCTTTTTGCAAGTGTAACCGCAATAACTGGCCCGGGAGTGAGAGCCGCCGCAAGAGAAATAGAAAACGCGCTAATGAGGATAGTAAGCATATTATATTATACCCGGGGATGCCAGCAAGCAACCTTTCGGTTTAACCCTCTGTCTTCAAGTATTGGCTCGTTTTCAGAGCATATGTCGGTTGCACAAGCGCAACGAGGGTGGAAACGACACCCGGTAGGTGGATTGGAAGGACTTGGCACTTCTCCCGGTAAAACAAGCCTGCCTCGTTTGTGCCTGGGGTCCGGTATGGGAGTAGAAAGAATGAGAGCCTGGGTATAAGGATGCATCGGCTCTTTAAAAAGAGCGCCGGGATTACCATATTCGACAATTTTACCCAAATACATAACAGCTATTGTATCACAAACACTCTCAGCTACTGTTAATGCGTGAGTAATGTAAAGATAGGTGAGATTGAACTTCTCCTTCAATTCCTTCAATAGTATAAGAATCTGCGCCTGTATAGAAATATCCAACGCTGATGAACGCTCGTCGAATACTATAAATTTCGGCGTTGTAGCAAGGGCTCGGGCAATTGCTATTCTTTGCCTTTGACCACCGCTGAATTAACGAGGGTAACGATTGATTTGTTTATCACACAAACCCACCAAACCTATCAGCTCAACTACTCGTTCAAGTATTGTCTGCTTGGATCCAATTTTATGAACTTGCATTGGCTCAGCAATAATATCTTTGATTTTCATACGTAGAAATTATGACCAGCCCCCAATAGGGTGCCACCTATACAGTTAGTATTTTCACCTCTGGAGCCGGTGGTTTGTATCCCTTGGCACTGTGAAGCCGGACATGATTATACTCCCAGCGCCACCGTTCGACCAGTATTTTAGCTTCTTTAAGGTTCATAAATAGCTCCCTTTTGAGCAGTTCGTCCTGCAGTTTTACGTTGAATGATTCGTTGTATCCATTCTCCCAGGGGCTAGCGGGTTCTATATAGAGCGTCTTCACTCCAAGGTCAGCCAGCCACTGCCGGACGGCCTCGGCAGTGAACTCCGATCCGTTGTCGGAGCGGATATGCTCGGGTATACCGCGCAGGATAAAGAGCTCATACAACTGCTCGATAACCTCTTTGGAGGTGATGTTTAGGCTACATACAGTGCCAGGCATTCCCGGGTGAACTCATCGATGATGGTAAGTATTCTGAAACTGTCCGCCGCCTGCGGTATGGGACTTGACGAAGTCATAGCTCCAGACATGGTCCTTGTGCTCAGGTCTTAATCTTATACATGATCCGTCACTCAGCCACAACCTGCTCCTCTTGGGCTGTTTCTTGGGCGCTTTAAGGCCTTCCCTGAGCTTGTTGATGATCTGTTCCGGCGTGTATCCCTTCTTTACCATGCTGCCCCAATGTATTTTTAAAAAAGGCTAACACAATGGGTGGATACCTTTATGGGAGGGCAGGTCAGTATCAACAATACGAATTAAAGTCAATCGTTTTTGGCTTGATATGCCTGTTTTTTTATTTACAACAAGAATTGTTGATAATTGTTTATTAACTCTTGTATTTATTGCCGAGAAAAAGCGAGAGGAATGAGTTCACTTAAGGCAGGATGTATATGAATCCCGCGAAAAATGGATGAAGCAGTACCATCTCCTGCCATCGCATTTACAACCTCCTGGATTAAAACCGGGGCTTGAGGTCCGGCAATATGGCACCCAAGAATTTCACCGCTATCCCTGTTAACCACTGTTTTTATAAAACCGTAGTTTTCCTGCATTGCTGCGCCCTTGGCGATTTCGTTATAAAAGGCTGTGCGAACTGTGATCGGGTGTATCTTTTCGGCTTCAGCCTGAGTCATTCCGACGGCAGCTACCATCGGCCGAGTAAAAACTGCTCGTGGCATTGCATGATAATCAACTGGTATTCGCAAGTCATTACCTTTCTTTGTATGGGCACAATTATGCCACGCAATTTCAGCTTCATAATTTGCAGCATGTCGAAACATCTGGATTCCGTTAGCATCTCCAATTGCGTATATACCTTTCACATTAGTAGAAAGAAATTGATTTACCCGTATAAAACCCTTCTTGTCCAGCTGAATTGATGTGTTCCTCATGTCCAGCCAATCAGTATTTGGCTTGCGCCCCATGGCAAATAGCACATGGCTTGTTTCGTATTTTTGCATGTTACCGTTAGTCATTGACACTGTATTTACCTCCCACTCAGACCCGCTTCTAATAACATTTTCCAGTTTTCTGCCGGTATGGATCTCAAGCGATTGTTTTAGAGTCTTTTCCACCAGATCGCTAACTTCCGGTTCTTCAGATGTAAGCAGTCGCTCTTCCATTTCTATCAGGATAACCCTGGAACCCACGGAAGAAAAGAAATGAGCATACTCACAGGCAATATACCCTCCCCCTATAATTACAAGTTGTTTTGGCGCCCCTTGCAGGTCGAGTAAGTTTTCATTCGTTAATATTCCTTCTTGCCCAACAAGTGTTTCATCTGGTACTACGGGACGTGTACCACAAGCAATAATTATAGTGGGAGCAGTAATTTCCTCTCCGGCTACTCTTATAGTATAATCATCGGAAAACTTGGCGGTATCTTCATATAAATCTACTCCGGATAAGCGATGCAATTGGCGATGAAGTTTATTCCGGTATCCCTTCACCGTAAAAGCAGCTCTATCGATAATACCTTTAAAGTCAACCATATTGACCGACGCACTGATTCCAAGCCGTTTAGACCGTTCAATTTCGTAAATAACATCAGCCGGATAAATAAGCATTTTGGAAGGAATACACCCCACGTTCAGGCATGTACCGCCCATGTGGCCATTTTCAATTAAGGCAGTTTTCCACCCATTGGCAGCAGCTGCTTCAACAACTAGCAATCCGCAACCAGAACCGATCACAATGATATCGTACTTTTTCATGCCCACCTCTATTTATATACGGGTTCAACCCTGTATATTAGCCTCATTTTATCCTTAACATATGCATACAAACAAGCAATTGATAGCAAGTAAGTTTACATGCTTTTGAAAATGTGGTTTGATTTAGGTGTATTGCTGTTATAGAATTAGCCAGTTTACCATCGCATAAAAAGCCTGCGAAGCTTAATTTTTTTACCGGGAGAGCATGATGGAAAAAGAAACCGAAGCACTCAGAAAAGAAATATTAGAAGCTCGTGCGATGGCCGATGCCGCAAAAGAAGAAGCTGCAGAAGCTATCAGGGTAAGCAAAGAGGCCTTATCGAGCGCTAAGAACATGATTAAACAGGCACAGAAAGATAGCGCCGAAGCAAAAAAAGCATCTGAAAATGCAGTGAGAAAAGCCGAAGAAGCTATTAGTAAAGCCGAAACTGCCAACGAAAAAGCCCTGGAGGATTTTACAAGGGCAAAAGAAAGTGCAGGAGAAGCTGAAAGCGCGTTTAAAGAAGCGGCTTTAAAAGCTGAAGAGACAATAGAAAAATCTAAAAAAGAATCCAAAGAACTTGCCAGGTCATATGAAGAAGCAATTCAGCGCATGGAAAAAATGATAAAAGAAACTCTAGCTGAAGTAAAAACTACGGTTAAGAATTCGCAAGATTCGTTAAGAAATACTGAAAAAATTGCTGAGGAAGCAAAAACAGAAATACAAACCGCAATTAGCTTCGGTGAACAAGCGATAAGTAAAGTCGAAGAACTAGACAGGATCACTAAAGAGGCTGCAGCTGAGTCAAATAGGGTATCCAGTGACGCTATTGCCAGAGCCGAAGAAGTAAGCCGTGCATCCAGAAAAGTTGCCGATGCGGCAGCTCGCATGAGTGAAGATGCCGTCAAGCGTGCCGAACGTGCTGCCTCAATTGCTCAGGAATCTGCGGCGGGTTATACCAAAAATTTCGAAAAAGCACTTAAATTAGCCAATGACAGTAGCCTGTGGGCCAAAAATACTGCAGAAGAAGCTATCAGACTTTCCAAGGATGCAATTACCCGCATTGAGGATAGTAGTATACAGGCTACTGAAAAGTCAAACGAAGCGGTTAACATAATAAAGCAGGCCACAATAAAAGTTGAAGATACCATACGATCATCCGAACTAGCAGTTGAAAAAGCCAGACAAGAATCAATTGAAGCTTCAAGTCGTGCAATTGAACTAGCTACCCAAGCAAAAACCACTGCCGACCAGGCAATGCTGAATTCTCAAAAAGCTATAGAGAAAGCCCAGTCTATCAGTAGCAGTGCCGTTGATAGCATCAACAGCTGGTCCCAGTCTTGTGAATTGCCTATCTCCCGTGCACTTGAAACCGCTGAAAAAGCAAGACGTGAATCCGCCGCGGCGCTTGAGCAATCCCAGCAATCACTTGATTATGCCCAAAGCATTTCCGAAGAAGCTGAAAGAACTGCCCAAGAAGCACTTGAAGCCGCAGAAGCAGCTATCAACGCTTCCAAGCTCGCTCTTCAGCAAGCGGTTAACATATCCCTGCCCGTTATTGAAAGAATGATTACCGGGAGCGGAGAGATCAATAAAGTTGCCAGCCAGGTATCTCAGGATTTAATAAAGAAAATAAAAAGTGCAGAAAAGAAGGCGCCAAAAAAACAGGTCGTCTTGCCCCGTATAGAACGGAAACCCGCAACCCAAATTCAAAAACCTGCCCCGGCGATCGAAGAGGAAATAATGGTGGACGAACCTTTTCTGCCGGAAGAACCCAGGATTGCAGAAGCTCCAATACTTGATGAGGTCGAAACCCAGGAAATGAAAAAGGCTCGACTGGAAGCTTTAGAGCAAATGTTCAGCGAGATAGAACAAACTGATACCACCAAACGTCAACACTGGGACGATGAAGAATAACGCCAGAACAAGTAGTTAAATAAAATGGTGGGCTATTGCCCACCATTTTTCATTCTCTAGGAAAGCAATGAAGGTATATCTTGGAAGGCGCTCGCCAGCCCTCTCTCCTGCTCTTCAACAAATCCGCGTTCACTTCTGATTTGTGACATGTAATTGATGGTCTTGGAGAAGTAACTCATAACTTTACGCGAATTAACCAATTCTGAAAGTATGATGGTTACATCCACCGAACCTTTGCCTCTGGGATAATCACCACTGCGGATAATAGCTTGTGGAGCCATTTCCCTTAGTGCGGCAGACAGGTCCTTGATAAGATCCATACTCATGACATCAGGCGGGGCGTTAATAATATATAAAGCCTTCCTGGCATCGGTAGGTTCGCATTTTAAAGATGTCTCACCCAATGCTTCGTTCATTGCCTGGGTGCCGGGCATCGACTGAGTATTTTTACTCCTGAAGTCTACCTTCTTACCGAATGGACTCTTAAATACAGTTGTTCGCGTCCTTCCGTATCCTATCACAGACCACCCTGAAAGTGTTTGGATAATGTCCCCGCCATCAACGACCTTGGAGCCAATATACTTTACATCGGTTTCTTCCCCGGCACATAGCAGGTTGTAAAATGGCTTTACTATCATATGGTTAATCTTGGCGAGATTCTGGCGTAATGATTCGTTCTTGCTTATATACCTTTGGTTGTCAACCAAGAATATGGCATCTGCCACCAAATAGGCAGACT
Proteins encoded in this window:
- a CDS encoding DMT family transporter; translation: MVVINIRHFNTDSPAIIGNIMALVAGFAMGGYLVIGRKLHNRIDPGLYIVMVYGISSVFLISGALLMGDKFTGLEFKAYLYMLAIAIVPQFIGHSRFNLSVRHLSATVVSVAILGEPMGASILA
- a CDS encoding aminopeptidase encodes the protein MGDPRVDKLANMLVNYSVQIKPGEKVAITGDTAAEPLIKAVYQHILQAGGFPFTLLNLNGMDEIFYKYASDDQLRHIPPAQELLINTYDARIACYAETNTRALSSVDPSRMAIFDQARRGLMDTMMRRSASGDYKWTLTIFPTNACAQDADMSLEEYEDFVYGACMPDQDDPIGYWQQFSAWQDKIIHWLDGKKEVRVYAHNTDLKINIEGRKFINCDGRNNVPDGEVFTGPVENGVDGTVHFSFPAIYDGREVTGVRLWFEKGKVVKATADKNEEFLISKLDTDEGARRVGEFAFGTNEGITKFTRQILFDEKIGGSFHMALGAGYPETGSLNKSAIHWDMVCDLRNGGQVWVDNQLFYQNGKYVIDF
- a CDS encoding tubulin/FtsZ family protein, whose translation is MKLLIVGCGQAGGRISDEFALLNKKARAERGFDIVTNVLAVNTDVADLSGLNHIKADYNHRILIGSQRTHGHGVGKMNEIGAEIAREDGDKVLDKIRDTKNLPETDAFMVIGSAAGGTGSGSLPVITQLIKEHFPEKPVYNLIALPFKYEEVTEERSVYNVGTCLKSAYLVADAIFLVDNQRYISKNESLRQNLAKINHMIVKPFYNLLCAGEETDVKYIGSKVVDGGDIIQTLSGWSVIGYGRTRTTVFKSPFGKKVDFRSKNTQSMPGTQAMNEALGETSLKCEPTDARKALYIINAPPDVMSMDLIKDLSAALREMAPQAIIRSGDYPRGKGSVDVTIILSELVNSRKVMSYFSKTINYMSQIRSERGFVEEQERGLASAFQDIPSLLS
- a CDS encoding dihydrolipoyl dehydrogenase: MKKYDIIVIGSGCGLLVVEAAAANGWKTALIENGHMGGTCLNVGCIPSKMLIYPADVIYEIERSKRLGISASVNMVDFKGIIDRAAFTVKGYRNKLHRQLHRLSGVDLYEDTAKFSDDYTIRVAGEEITAPTIIIACGTRPVVPDETLVGQEGILTNENLLDLQGAPKQLVIIGGGYIACEYAHFFSSVGSRVILIEMEERLLTSEEPEVSDLVEKTLKQSLEIHTGRKLENVIRSGSEWEVNTVSMTNGNMQKYETSHVLFAMGRKPNTDWLDMRNTSIQLDKKGFIRVNQFLSTNVKGIYAIGDANGIQMFRHAANYEAEIAWHNCAHTKKGNDLRIPVDYHAMPRAVFTRPMVAAVGMTQAEAEKIHPITVRTAFYNEIAKGAAMQENYGFIKTVVNRDSGEILGCHIAGPQAPVLIQEVVNAMAGDGTASSIFRGIHIHPALSELIPLAFSRQ
- a CDS encoding LysE family transporter codes for the protein MLTILISAFSISLAAALTPGPVIAVTLAKSYRSPWAGFQVAIGGLVAEVPVILLIYFGFARFLQSTIIQLILGIAGGLMLIFLGMMLFRRRSTVFQYGKDLPVSAFRLGFLTALINPGMVIWWATVGALLISQISAYGINGLIWLILAIELPNFLWYSTASVLFHRYNNLWSSQVQSILIIVFSFVLAGFGIWFIANAIISIM
- a CDS encoding endonuclease/exonuclease/phosphatase family protein; this translates as MEIRASLTKNNNWLLNRPIIFELIFPAIVAIFGLQSIRVLVSSLTWTLGDRFAVSAPLLGIIALGVFCPIFLSGFIKRILGYQRSIIIITAILALSRLLLQTVWIEPLVNTVFAIIATLSFVLFIPLYIDRVRNCGKLAPALFALGLLLGVAADSAIYGVHGTYDIAWNNGFWSVLITLLLTTVLFLILYNGRLLLNIQNYEHGRPTLPITWPLISIGPFLFLQMQIFQNIARLTTVTGWETPLVFSWIMLGHLLGITFAAWFIFHPPAYTRAIIYLLAFILLLSTIFPTPTGLLAGLYFLLGQISLSILIYFILLYSTSPGKEAGSKYNSNTAIPTGIGILIMAAFILGYYATYQIKLPFDNHIFEPVAAFIITACVIPIGFAKTVKPEYDFRLWFAPAITVILLLFSFASMVTFQKPVPANTSYNGYINFMCYNLHNGFNTKGHLNMEELAKNIEAFNPDIVALQEISRGWLVNGRVDMIEWLSIRLDMPYVYGATAGPMWGNAILSRFEITNAENFSLPSEDLPIERGFIHATIKLSLLESIDVIATHFHHVEEDTLVRQSQASRLLEYIGLAENTIIMGDFNAVPGAEEIQMFTSAGFIDVVSLVEPPPAYTFRSDAPYQRIDYIWMSPGMEADHITIYPSTASDHLAIFAVIEP
- a CDS encoding ABC transporter ATP-binding protein, yielding MKELKEKFNLTYLYITHALTVAESVCDTIAVMYLGKIVEYGNPGALFKEPMHPYTQALILSTPIPDPRHKRGRLVLPGEVPSPSNPPTGCRFHPRCACATDICSENEPILEDRGLNRKVACWHPRV